A window of the Gorilla gorilla gorilla isolate KB3781 chromosome 8, NHGRI_mGorGor1-v2.1_pri, whole genome shotgun sequence genome harbors these coding sequences:
- the TASOR2 gene encoding protein TASOR 2 isoform X11, translating to MAPPAHKSILERSENVLMSPWKGKLIVQDRMLCDIALRSTYGAMIPTQLPQELDFKYVMKVSSLKKSLPEAAFRKQNYLEEKVCFQDLCFNLYEVELSNRQGENIDKLTECIKNKQLAIIKCLEDRGFFILLTSSALLSEPDFGGKQMGLHGLHLFHSPLSTGVKDLKVEDDISMKVIPILPTLNCALLETKKSLPEERIHPNTLVKRHFQELYKADRSPSLSVAPQDRMKDPTFLGKLPSGFDLIPPAEKCPSESLTQLNSYFSDPSAYILEVSTALDLLAEHPQSPCVSDGICDAGFSLVMTPDPEFLVSEAEVRKETETKKDSEEMLQAKKRVFPLSPASNLRVQPKRKASMPHMVQSKKVNLCRPFPKRTASRADNSSDSPTTLKLVKGQFPQKRKRVKGETASKLQSEISRDGQEDGISINSVQPENTTAAHNDLPENSIVNYDSQALNMLADLALSSATSSTPVSEARNLHCSSELPQNDVLLSKENSLRGTSDHEYHRGVKSQKGELLPNPSSDRKSNSGSDLTVSQDEESLVPCSQAPAKAQSALTEEMLESSDASQSSSVSVEHSYALLLTEHSKKHLQEREILSPLFPRNGTKSPEAATPVGKVMPFRHQPGLLLQQKPPDDPVVKPNDRPTSARVKKSSCSRIVFSCDDSVKITFKCETEYAFSLDSKYTNNPLEKTVVRALHGPWNTDLPDNVEEVKLLLHMWVALFYSNQNKVIRSSRKVVEHSNPAKYVSINSTLESCELREIEESLGLVKCSADPLLETNEISRAHAAEVSFRDPNCLLPFIKTPLTQGLELCVQNEQKKTFARECDPDTQEDQNFICSYNNEVIGEEAKQESLETSNLVLSGIGSTQTNGPSVPSEEEIVQPLDSTRVASYSGTVTQATFTRTYDGPGSQPVICQSSVYGTLENKVDVLDAAMQTKTGTLQDLIQHGSPINNECHPSLERKDDNMGCAVINPEPVTLTFEKNAHVPIQTEGVNTADEPTTFNKELIKQVSPAASLRHPVSTSENAQTQGLRDIPSLVVAGQKGTKYLCASSVGRETLDKEMCSLQKEMPLPVSLPSGKTMVMEALSLVKSSSYLLPSEEVRCTQDFLSQTQSLLSLSSEGLLELTQVEVDSSSASTTLGKQCSLNCISSGCHTSGDSLELRKNHKNGPNTENMNLEAFDSVFIKQTSLSVSREVSLELSEEDSDIDLALTISPPTSPREEMPAGEIEQFEEAPFSNLELQDVAEEIGEPEEVALTESREVNSADNVSVYPSVSEEPVENKERKGDNLQPVTLILSKENCTLEIAEEINVTSDFPFDSVIEEVSPASSPEPPVPVKETRPYQAVTPCILKLHGTQCEKSNQISQCESEDLGITEKENVFVGPTHPVGQGNFTQVQQMQVSAEMPLILTDHPGRTGRPTLPGKVTKEIVSSEHDEGISFSGKVQCYGRELNQPASAAKCTGDFSPSPEKLVKSGNPLQPVSIENRNLDLKHLVLESSEPPFGPRNVIENKSLSDTLVSTTAPSGIVNVSVKQQTGPKSSQNHLFPGDLKTDEGIYLQVKSLTAASVDGAYSTQGCMCSVVPTLCSSSDNAILTHYVRPINAEPAFQAQEIPAGRMASLLKNGEPEAELHKETTGPGTAGPQSNTTSSLKGERKAIHTLQDVSTCETKELLNVGVSALCAGPYQNTADTKENLSKEPLASFVSESFDTSVCGIATEHVEIENSGEGLRAEAGSETLGRDREVSVNSDMHYELSGDSDLDLLGDCRNPKFDLEDSYTLRGSYTRKKDVPTDGYESSLNFHNNNQEDWGCSSWVPGMETSLPPGHWTAAVKKEEKCVPPYVQIRDLHGILRTYANFSITKELKDTMRTSHSLRRHPSVTANCGLPSSWTSTWQVADDLTQNTLDLEYLRFAHKLKQTIKNGDSQHSASSANVFPKESPTQISIGAFPSTKISEAPFLHPAPRSRSPLLVTVVESDPRPQGQPRRGYTASSLDSSSSWRERCSHNRDLRNSQRNHTVSFHLNKLKYNSTVKESRNDISLILNEYAEFNKVMKNSNQFIFQDKELNDVSGEATAQEMYLPFPGRSASYEDIIVDVCTNLHVKLRSVVKEACKSTFLFYLVETEDKSFFVKTKNLLRKGGHTEIEPQHFCQAFHRENDTLIIIIRNEDISSHLHQIPSLLKLKHFPSVIFAGVDSPGDVLDHTYQELFRAGGFVISDDKILEAVTLVQLKEIIKILEKLNGNGRWKWLLHYRENKKLKEDERVDSTAHKKNIMLKSFQSANIIELLHYHQCDSRSSTKAEILKCLLNLQIQHIDARFAVLLTDKPTIPREVFENSGILVTDVNNFIENIEKIAAPFRSSYW from the exons GGGTGAAAGATTTGAAAGTTGAAGATGACATCTCAATGAAGGTGATACCTATTTTACCTACCCTTAATTGTGCCCTGCTAGAAACAAAGAAATCACTTCCTGAAGAAAGAATCCATCCAAACACATTAGTAAAGCGTCATTTCCAAGAATTGTACAAAGCGGACAGAAGCCCTTCATTGAGTGTTGCTCCTCAGGATAGAATGAAAGACCCTACATTCTTGGGGAAACTGCCCAGTGGTTTTGACTTGATTCCTCCAGCTGAAAAGTGCCCTTCAGAGTCTTTAACTCAGTTGAACTCTTATTTTTCAGACCCTAGTGCTTACATTTTGGAAGTGTCTACTGCTTTGGACTTGTTAGCAGAGCATCCTCAGTCTCCTTGTGTTTCAGATGGAATTTGTGATGCTGGATTTTCTTTAGTTATGACTCCGGATCCTGAATTTCTTGTCTCAGAGGCAGAAGTgagaaaagaaactgaaacaaaaaaggaTTCTGAAGAAATGTTGCAAGCAAAGAAGAGAGTTTTTCCACTGAGTCCAGCGTCAAATCTGAGAGTGCAGCCTAAGAGGAAGGCCAGCATGCCCCACATGGTACAGAGTAAAAAGGTGAACTTGTGCCGCCCCTTTCCCAAAAGAACTGCTTCCAGAGCAGACAACAGCTCGGACTCTCCAACAACTCTTAAGTTAGTTAAAGGACAGTttcctcagaaaagaaaaagag TCAAAGGAGAAACTGCTTCAAAGCTTCAATCAGAAATTTCAAGAGATGGTCAAGAAGATGGGATTAGCATCAATAGTGTTCAACCAGAAAATACCACAGCGGCTCACAATGATCTTCCTGAAAACTCCATCGTCAACTATGACTCCCAGGCCCTAAATATGTTAGCCGATCTAGCATTAAGCTCTGCTACTTCTTCCACACCAGTATCTGAGGCTAGAAATCTTCACTGTTCCTCTGAATTGCCACAAAATGATGTTTTGCTCTCTAAAGAAAATTCTTTGCGAGGTACATCTGACCATGAATATCATAGAGGAGTTAAAAGTCAAAAAGGTGAATTACTACCTAACCCATCTTCTGATAGGAAGAGTAATTCTGGATCAGACTTAACTGTTAGCCAAGATGAAGAAAGCTTGGTTCCTTGTAGTCAGGCCCCTGCTAAAGCCCAGTCAGCACTTACTGAGGAAATGCTAGAATCTTCAGATGCAAGCCAAAGCTCTTCTGTTTCTGTGGAACATTCATATGCCCTGCTCCTTACAGAACATTCAAAGAAACATCTACAGGAGAGAGAGATACTAAGCCCTCTGTTTCCCAGGAATGGGACAAAAAGCCCTGAAGCAGCAACCCCAGTGGGGAAAGTCATGCCATTTCGGCATCAGCCCGGCCTTTTGCTTCAGCAAAAGCCTCCTGACGACCCCGTGGTGAAGCCCAACGATCGACCAACGTCTGCCCGTGTGAAAAAATCTTCTTGCTCTCGTATAGTGTTTAGCTGTGATGACTCCGTTAAGATCACTTTCAAATGTGAAACAGAATATGCATTCAGTTTAGACAGCAAATATACCAACAACCCACTGGAGAAAACTGTAGTAAGAGCATTACATGG GCCCTGGAATACTGATTTGCCTGATAATGTGGAAGAAGTGAAGCTTTTACTTCATATGTGGGTAGCTCTGTTTTACAGCAATCAGAACAAAGTCATACGATCTTCCCGAAAGGTTGTAGAACACAGCAACCCAGCAAAATATGTGTCTATAAATAGCACGTTAGAATCTTGTGAGCTCCGTGAAATTGAGGAGTCCCTTGGTTTGGTAAAATGTTCTGCAGACCCTCTGTTGGAGACTAACGAAATTTCCAGGGCTCATGCTGCTGAAGTATCCTTCCGTGATCCTAACTGCTTGCTTCCTTTCATTAAAACACCACTTACCCAAGGCTTGGAACTCTGTGtacaaaatgaacagaaaaaaactTTTGCAAGAGAGTGTGATCCAGACACCCAAGAAGACCAGAATTTCATCTGTTCTTACAATAATGAG GTAATTGGGGAAGAAGCTAAACAAGAATCATTGGAGACTTCTAATCTTGTGCTTTCGGGTATTGGAAGTACACAAACTAATGGACCTTCTGTTCCTAGTGAAGAAGAAATTGTTCAGCCACTGGATAGCACAAGAGTGGCTTCTTACAGTGGCACTGTTACTCAAGCCACATTCACCAGGACTTACGATGGGCCTGGCAGTCAGCCAGTGATATGTCAGAGCTCTGTGTACGGCACCCTTGAAAACAAAGTGGATGTTCTTGATGCAGCAATGCAAACAAAAACAGGTACTTTACAGGACCTTATCCAACATGGCAGCCCCATAAACAATGAATGTCACCCTTCCTTGGAAAGAAAGGATGATAATATGGGGTGTGCAGTGATTAACCCGGAACCAGTTACTCTCACCTTTGAAAAAAATGCACATGTACCAATACAGACAGAAGGTGTAAATACAGCTGATGAACCTACAACCTTTAATAAGGAGTTGATTAAGCAAGTATCACCTGCTGCAAGCCTTAGACATCCTGTATCCACCTCGGAAAACGCACAAACACAAGGCCTGAGGGACATTCCCTCTCTAGTAGTTGCAGGACAGAAAGGCACTAAGTACCTTTGTGCCTCCTCAGTAGGTAGAGAGACACTTGATAAAGAAATGTGTTCATTACAGAAAGAGATGCCTCTTCCAGTCTCTCTACCATCTGGTAAAACAATGGTAATGGAGGCATTATCATTAGTTAAAAGTTCTAGTTATCTACTACCCAGTGAAGAAGTGAGATGCACTCAGGATTTCCTTTCACAGACTCAGAGTCTCCTCAGCCTATCTTCAGAAGGGCTTCTAGAACTGACACAGGTTGAAGTGGACTCATCATCAGCCTCTACCACCTTGGGAAAGCAGTGTTCACTTAACTGCATTTCATCAGGATGCCACACATCAGGTGACTCTTTAGAACTAAGGAAGAATCACAAGAATGGTCCAAACACTGAAAATATGAATTTGGAAGCGTTTGATTCAGTATTTATCAAACAAACAAGCCTGTCTGTGAGTAGAGAGGTCAGCCTAGAGTTATCAGAGGAAGATTCTGACATTGACTTAGCTCTAACAATATCACCACCTACAAGTCCCAGAGAAGAAATGCCAGCTGGTGAAATAGAGCAATTTGAGGAGGCCCCATTCTCAAATTTAGAACTTCAGGATGTAGCTGAGGAAATAGGTGAACCGGAAGAGGTGGCTCTCACAGAAAGCAGAGAAGTGAATTCTGCTGACAATGTGTCAGTATATCCCTCAGTGTCAGAAGAACCAGTAGAAAATAAGGAGAGAAAGGGGGATAATTTACAACCAGTTACTTTAATACTTTCTAAAGAAAATTGCACCCTTGAGATTGCAGAGGAAATTAATGTGACCTCTGATTTTCCCTTTGATTCTGTAATTGAGGAAGTATCACCAGCTTCTAGTCCTGAACCTCCAGTACCAGTTAAAGAGACACGACCATATCAGGCTGTGACTCCatgcattttaaaacttcatgGTACACAGTGTGAGAAGAGCAACCAAATCTCCCAATGTGAGTCAGAAGACTTAGgcataacagaaaaagaaaatgtttttgttggTCCTACCCATCCAGTGGGGCAAGGTAACTTTACCCAGGTACAACAAATGCAGGTCTCTGCTGAAATGCCTCTAATATTAACTGATCATCCAGGAAGAACAGGTAGACCAACCCTTCCTGGTAAAGTAACTAAGGAAATTGTCTCAAGTGAGCATGATGAGGGTATATCTTTCTCAGGAAAGGTGCAGTGCTATGGTAGGGAGTTAAACCAGCCTGCCTCAGCTGCCAAATGCACAGGTGACTTCAGTCCTTCTCCTGAAAAACTGGTAAAATCAGGAAATCCATTGCAGCCAGTTAGTATAGAGAACAGAAATTTGGACTTAAAACATCTTGTCTTGGAGTCCAGTGAACCTCCATTTGGTCCTAGAAATGTTATTGAAAATAAGTCTTTGTCTGACACATTGGTTTCCACAACTGCACCAAGTGGTATAGTGAATGTGTCAGTAAAACAGCAGACTGGCCCTAAAAGCAGTCAGAACCATCTCTTTCCCGGTGATTTGAAAACAGATGAAGGCATTTATCTGCAGGTGAAGTCCTTGACAGCTGCCTCGGTTGATGGAGCTTATTCTACACAGGGATGCATGTGCTCAGTGGTCCCCACGCTTTGTTCTTCCTCAGACAATGCTATATTAACCCATTATGTAAGACCAATAAATGCAGAGCCAGCGTTTCAAGCACAGGAAATACCAGCAGGCAGAATGGCCAGTTTGCTCAAGAATGGTGAGCCTGAAGCTGAGTTACATAAAGAAACCACAGGTCCAGGCACTGCTGGCCCTCAGTCCAACACCACATCTTCTCTAAAAGGTGAACGTAAAGCCATCCACACACTGCAAGATGTGTCAACATGTGAAACAAAGGAGCTGTTGAATGTCGGGGTTTCCGCCCTTTGTGCTGGTCCCTACCAAAATACAGCAGACACCAAGGAAAACCTCAGTAAAGAGCCTTTGGCCTCCTTTGTTTCAGAATCCTTTGATACTTCTGTTTGTGGAATAGCCACAGAGCACGTAGAAATTGAGAACAGTGGGGAGGGGCTCAGGGCTGAGGCTGGTTCTGAAACCCTAGGCAGAGATAGAGAGGTCAGTGTGAATTCCGACATGCACTATGAACTCTCTGGAGATTCTGATCTAGACCTGCTTGGTGATTGTAGAAATCCCAAATTCGATTTGGAGGATTCTTATACTTTAAGAGGTAGTTACACCAGGAAAAAagatgttcccacagatggctaTGAGTCGTCGTTGAACTTCCACAACAACAACCAAGAGGACTGGGGCTGCTCTAGCTGGGTTCCAGGCATGGAGACGAGCCTCCCTCCCGGGCACTGGACTGCTGCggtaaagaaagaagagaagtgtGTGCCGCCTTACGTCCAAATCCGAGATCTCCACGGGATCCTCAGGACTTACGCCAACTTCTCTATAACAAAAGAACTCAAAGACACCATGAGAACTTCACACAGCCTGAGGAGGCACCCGAGTGTCACTGCAAACTGTGGCCTGCCCAGCTCCTGGACAAGCACTTGGCAGGTGGCAGACGACCTCACCCAGAACACTTTAGACCTGGAGTATCTGCGTTTTGCACATAAACTAAAACAGACCATAAAGAATGGAGATTCTCAGCATTCTGCCTCCTCTGCCAATGTCTTTCCAAAGGAGTCACCAACCCAGATCTCCATTGGTGCTTTCCCTTCGACAAAAATCTCTGAGGCCCCATTTCTGCATCCTGCACCTAGGAGCAGAAGCCCCCTTCTGGTAACAGTTGTGGAGTCAGATCCCAGACCACAGGGGCAGCCCAGGAGAGGCTACACAGCCAGCAGTCTGGACAGCTCTTCCTCTTGGAGAGAGAGATGTAGTCATAATAGAGATCTTAGAAATTCTCAAAGAAATCACACTGTTTCATTCCACCTCAACAAACTGAAATACAACAGTACTGTGAAGGAATCTCGGAATGATATTTCACTTATTCTCAATGAGTATGCTGAATTCAACAAGGTGATGAAGAATAGCAACCAATTCATTTTCCAAGACAAAGAGCTAAATGATGTTTCTGGAGAAGCCACTGCTCAAGAGATGTATCTGCCTTTCCCAGGACGGTCAGCCTCCTATGAAGACATAATCGTAGACGTGTGCACCAATTTGCACGTCAAACTAAGAAGTGTTGTGAAAGAGGCTTGTAAAAGTACCTTCCTGTTCTACCTTGTCGAAACAGAAGACAAATCATTCTTTGTAAAAACAAAG AACCTTCTGAGGAAAGGAGGCCATACAGAAATTGAACCTCAGCACTTCTGTCAAGCTTTCCACAGAGAGAATGATACACTGATCATCATCATCAGAAATGAAGATATATCATCACATTTGCATCAG ATTCCTTCTTTGCTGAAGCTGAAGCATTTCCCCAGTGTCATCTTTGCTGGAGTAGACAGCCCTGGAGATGTTCTTGATCACACCTACCAAGAACTGTTTCGTGCAGGAGGCTTTGTGATATCAGATGACAAGATACTAGAAGCTGTAACATTAG TTCAACTGAAGGAAATTATCAAAATCCtggaaaaactaaatggaaatgGAAGATGGAAGTGGTTGCTTCACTACagggaaaataaaaagctaaaagaagATGAAAG AGTGGATTCAACTGCACATAAGAAGAACATAATGTTGAAGTCATTTCAGAGTGCAAATATCATTGAATTGCTTCATTATCACCAGTGTGACTCTCGATcatcaacaaaagcagaaattctgaaatGTTTGCTAAACCTGCAAATTCAGCATATTGATGCCAGGTTTGCCGTCCTCCTAACAG